In Populus trichocarpa isolate Nisqually-1 chromosome 16, P.trichocarpa_v4.1, whole genome shotgun sequence, a genomic segment contains:
- the LOC18106048 gene encoding UDP-glycosyltransferase 71K1-like isoform X2 translates to MKKTQLVFVPAPGFGHLVPAVQLAKMVLERNDSFLITMLAIHNPFDGGISKNTESLASIHTEIRFIEIPETIPAPPPDALAVSPASAFTSYINDHKTLVKDTIVNLVMAPNPAPIASVVVDMFCTAFIDVAKELGVPSHVFYTCDAAFLALTLYLSDREDKGEPKFSPTDPDYIIPCYSNPVPYRVMPLLHTDVAYEAIANHGRKFKDSNGIIVNTFSEAESHAVSALLARDDIPPIFNVGPLIDHTGKSLSGSDAVKRDEILKWLDDQPEKSVVFLCFGSRGCFDEAQLKEIAIGLERSGQRFLWSIRLKPSKGKLQASFFDNYGEILPQEFLERTKNIGMLCGWAPQVEILAHKAVGAFVSHCGWNSTLETLWYAVPIITWPLHAEQHMNAFQLVKDLGLAVELTLDFRRDCPTDFVKAEVITKAVKTVMEHGGELRNKAKETSEMAKKAVMEGGSSYVAFGNLIDQWLGCKP, encoded by the exons atgaagaaaacacaGCTAGTCTTTGTCCCTGCACCTGGATTTGGCCACCTTGTACCAGCTGTTCAGTTAGCAAAGATGGTTCTTGAGAGAAACGACAGTTTCTTGATAACCATGCTTGCCATCCACAATCCATTTGACGGTGGCATAAGCAAGAACACCGAATCGCTTGCTTCAATTCATACAGAAATCAG GTTCATCGAAATTCCTGAGACCATACCTGCACCTCCTCCAGATGCTTTAGCTGTAAGCCCTGCAAGTGCTTTTACTTCTTACATCAATGATCACAAAACCCTTGTGAAAGATACTATTGTTAACCTAGTCATGGCCCCCAACCCTGCACCAATTGCTAGTGTTGTTGTTGATATGTTTTGCACTGCCTTTATTGATGTTGCAAAAGAACTTGGGGTCCCTTCTCATGTTTTTTacacttgtgatgctgcctttCTTGCCTTGACGCTTTACCTTTCAGATAGAGAAGACAAGGGTGAGCCTAAGTTTAGCCCTACTGACCCTGACTATATCATCCCCTGTTATTCAAATCCCGTGCCTTACCGTGTTATGCCGTTATTGCACACCGATGTGGCATATGAGGCTATTGCAAACCATGGAAGAAAGTTTAAGGACTCCAACGGTATCATTGTTAATACATTTTCAGAAGCTGAGTCCCATGCAGTTAGTGCTCTTTTGGCTAGAGATGATATACCACCTATTTTCAATGTTGGGCCATTGATTGATCACACGGGAAAGAGTCTGTCAGGATCCGATGCCGTCAAGCGTGACGAGATCTTGAAATGGCTTGATGATCAACCTGAAAAATCAGTGGTGTTCTTGTGCTTCGGGAGTAGAGGATGCTTTGATGAAGCTCAGTTGAAAGAAATTGCAATCGGGCTCGAGAGGAGTGGACAGAGGTTCTTATGGTCAATTCGGTTGAAACCCTCCAAGGGGAAGCTGCAAGCTAGTTTTTTTGACAACTATGGAGAGATCTTGCCACAGGAATTCTTGGAAAGAACTAAAAATATTGGGATGCTATGTGGATGGGCACCACAAGTAGAAATCCTGGCACATAAAGCAGTAGGCGCTTTCGTATCACACTGTGGATGGAACTCAACTTTGGAGACCTTGTGGTATGCTGTGCCTATTATAACTTGGCCATTGCATGCTGAGCAACACATGAATGCATTTCAGCTGGTGAAAGACTTGGGATTAGCAGTGGAATTGACGTTGGATTTTAGGAGAGATTGTCCTACAGATTTTGTGAAGGCGGAGGTGATAACAAAAGCTGTGAAAACCGTGATGGAACATGGTGGTGAACTTAGGAACAAGGCCAAAGAAACCAGTGAAATGGCGAAGAAAGCTGTGATGGAGGGTGGATCTTCGTATGTTGCTTTTGGAAACTTGATTGATCAATGGTTAGGATGCAAACCTTGA
- the LOC18106048 gene encoding UDP-glycosyltransferase 71K1-like isoform X6, whose protein sequence is MKKTQLVFVPAPGFGHLVPAVQLAKMVLERNDSFLITMLAIHNPFDGGISKNTESLASIHTEIRFIEIPETIPAPPPEALAVGPASAYTSYINDHKTLVKDTIVNLVMTHNPAPIASVVVDMFCTAFIDVAKELGVPSHVFYTSNAAFLATMLYLSDREDKGEPKFSPTDPDYIIPCYSNPVPYRVMPLLHTDVEYEAFANHGRQFKESNGIIVNTFSEAESHAVSALLARDDIPPIFNVGPLIDHTGKSLSGSDAVKRDEILKWLDDQPEKSVVFLCFGSRGCFDEAQLKEIAIGLERSGQRFLWSIRLKPSKGKLQASFFDNYGEILPQEFLERTKNIGMLCGWAPQVEILAHKAVGAFVSHCGWNSTLETLWYAVPIITWPLHAEQHMNAFQLVKDLGLAVELTLDFRRDCPTDFVKAEVITKAVKTVMEHGGELRNKAKETSEMAKKAVMEGGSSYVAFGNLIDQWLGCKP, encoded by the exons atgaagaaaacacaGCTAGTCTTTGTCCCTGCACCTGGATTTGGCCACCTTGTACCAGCTGTTCAGTTAGCAAAGATGGTTCTTGAGAGAAACGACAGTTTCTTGATAACCATGCTTGCCATCCACAATCCATTTGACGGTGGCATAAGCAAGAACACCGAATCGCTTGCTTCAATTCATACAGAAATCAGGTTCATTGAAATTCCTGAGACCATACCTGCACCTCCTCCAGAAGCTTTAGCTGTAGGCCCTGCAAGTGCTTATACTTCTTACATCAATGATCACAAAACCCTTGTAAAAGATACTATTGTTAACCTAGTCATGACCCACAACCCTGCACCAATTGCTAGTGTTGTTGTTGATATGTTTTGCACTGCATTTATTGATGTTGCCAAAGAACTTGGGGTCCCTTCTCATGTTTTTTACACTTCTAATGCTGCCTTTCTTGCAACGATGCTTTACCTTTCAGATAGAGAAGACAAGGGTGAGCCTAAGTTTAGCCCTACTGACCCTGACTATATCATCCCCTGTTATTCAAATCCCGTGCCTTACCGTGTTATGCCGTTATTGCACACCGATGTGGAATACGAGGCTTTTGCAAACCATGGAAGACAGTTTAAGGAGTCCAACGGTATCATTGTTAATACATTTTCAGAAGCTGAGTCCCATGCCGTTAGTGCTCTTTTGGCTAGAGATGATATACCAC CTATTTTCAATGTTGGGCCATTGATTGATCACACGGGAAAGAGTCTGTCAGGATCCGATGCCGTCAAGCGTGACGAGATCTTGAAATGGCTTGATGATCAACCTGAAAAATCAGTGGTGTTCTTGTGCTTCGGGAGTAGAGGATGCTTTGATGAAGCTCAGTTGAAAGAAATTGCAATCGGGCTCGAGAGGAGTGGACAGAGGTTCTTATGGTCAATTCGGTTGAAACCCTCCAAGGGGAAGCTGCAAGCTAGTTTTTTTGACAACTATGGAGAGATCTTGCCACAGGAATTCTTGGAAAGAACTAAAAATATTGGGATGCTATGTGGATGGGCACCACAAGTAGAAATCCTGGCACATAAAGCAGTAGGCGCTTTCGTATCACACTGTGGATGGAACTCAACTTTGGAGACCTTGTGGTATGCTGTGCCTATTATAACTTGGCCATTGCATGCTGAGCAACACATGAATGCATTTCAGCTGGTGAAAGACTTGGGATTAGCAGTGGAATTGACGTTGGATTTTAGGAGAGATTGTCCTACAGATTTTGTGAAGGCGGAGGTGATAACAAAAGCTGTGAAAACCGTGATGGAACATGGTGGTGAACTTAGGAACAAGGCCAAAGAAACCAGTGAAATGGCGAAGAAAGCTGTGATGGAGGGTGGATCTTCGTATGTTGCTTTTGGAAACTTGATTGATCAATGGTTAGGATGCAAACCTTGA
- the LOC18106048 gene encoding UDP-glycosyltransferase 71K1-like isoform X1, which translates to MKKTQLVFVPAPGFGHLVPAVQLAKMVLERNDSFLITMLAIHNPFDGGISKNTESLASIHTEIRFIEIPETIPAPPPEALAVGPASAYTSYINDHKTLVKDTIVNLVMTHNPAPIASVVVDMFCTAFIDVAKELGVPSHVFYTSNAAFLATMLYLSDREDKGEPKFSPTDPDYIIPCYSNPVPYRVMPLLHTDVEYEAFANHGRQFKESNGIIVNTFSEAESHAVSALLARDDIPPIFNVGPLIIHHKGKSLSGSDAVKRDEILKWLDDQPEKSVVFLCFGSRGCFDEAQLKEIAIGLERSGQRFLWSVRLKPSKGKLQASIFDNYGEILPQGFLERTKNIGMLCGWAPQVEILAHKAVGAFVSHCGWNSTLEALWYAVPIITWPLHAEQHMNAFQLVKDLGLAVELTLDFRRDCPTDFVKAEVITKAVKTVMEHGGELRNKAKETSEMAKKAVMEGGSSYVAFGNLIDQWLGCKP; encoded by the exons atgaagaaaacacaGCTAGTCTTTGTCCCTGCACCTGGATTTGGCCACCTTGTACCAGCTGTTCAGTTAGCAAAGATGGTTCTTGAGAGAAACGACAGTTTCTTGATAACCATGCTTGCCATCCACAATCCATTTGACGGTGGCATAAGCAAGAACACCGAATCGCTTGCTTCAATTCATACAGAAATCAGGTTCATTGAAATTCCTGAGACCATACCTGCACCTCCTCCAGAAGCTTTAGCTGTAGGCCCTGCAAGTGCTTATACTTCTTACATCAATGATCACAAAACCCTTGTAAAAGATACTATTGTTAACCTAGTCATGACCCACAACCCTGCACCAATTGCTAGTGTTGTTGTTGATATGTTTTGCACTGCATTTATTGATGTTGCCAAAGAACTTGGGGTCCCTTCTCATGTTTTTTACACTTCTAATGCTGCCTTTCTTGCAACGATGCTTTACCTTTCAGATAGAGAAGACAAGGGTGAGCCTAAGTTTAGCCCTACTGACCCTGACTATATCATCCCCTGTTATTCAAATCCCGTGCCTTACCGTGTTATGCCGTTATTGCACACCGATGTGGAATACGAGGCTTTTGCAAACCATGGAAGACAGTTTAAGGAGTCCAACGGTATCATTGTTAATACATTTTCAGAAGCTGAGTCCCATGCCGTTAGTGCTCTTTTGGCTAGAGATGATATACCACCTATTTTCAATGTTGGGCCATTGATCATTCATCACAAGGGAAAGAGTCTGTCAGGATCCGATGCCGTCAAGCGTGACGAGATCTTGAAATGGCTTGATGATCAACCTGAAAAATCAGTGGTGTTCTTGTGCTTCGGGAGTAGAGGATGCTTTGATGAAGCTCAGTTGAAAGAAATTGCAATCGGGCTCGAGAGGAGTGGACAGAGGTTCTTATGGTCCGTTCGGTTGAAACCCTCCAAGGGGAAGCTGCAAGCTAGTATTTTTGACAACTATGGAGAGATCTTGCCACAGGGATTCTTGGAAAGAACTAAAAATATTGGGATGCTATGTGGATGGGCACCACAAGTAGAAATCTTGGCACATAAAGCAGTAGGCGCTTTCGTATCACACTGTGGATGGAACTCAACTTTGGAGGC CTTGTGGTATGCTGTGCCTATTATAACTTGGCCATTGCATGCTGAGCAACACATGAATGCATTTCAGCTGGTGAAAGACTTGGGATTAGCAGTGGAATTGACGTTGGATTTTAGGAGAGATTGTCCTACAGATTTTGTGAAGGCGGAGGTGATAACAAAAGCTGTGAAAACCGTGATGGAACATGGTGGTGAACTTAGGAACAAGGCCAAAGAAACCAGTGAAATGGCGAAGAAAGCTGTGATGGAGGGTGGATCTTCGTATGTTGCTTTTGGAAACTTGATTGATCAATGGTTAGGATGCAAACCTTGA